One segment of Theobroma cacao cultivar B97-61/B2 chromosome 9, Criollo_cocoa_genome_V2, whole genome shotgun sequence DNA contains the following:
- the LOC18589488 gene encoding cytochrome P450 CYP73A100 — translation MARLLFSKATLGTTLALLLILALTKNYSNFSTQTLLSVTIVPVLATIYFLLHTISTSSAALPPGPLSIPIFGNWLQVGNDLNHRLLASMAQTYGPVFLLKLGSKNLAVVSEPELATQVLHTQGVEFGSRPRNVVFDIFTGNGQDMVFTVYGDHWRKMRRIMTLPFFTNKVVHHYSSMWEEEMELVVSDLKKDEELVKSKGMVIRKRLQLMLYNIMYRMMFDAKFESQEDPLFIEATRFNSERSRLAQSFEYNYGDFIPLLRPFLRGYLNKCRDLQRRRLAFFNNYYVEKRREIMAANGEKHKISCAIDHIIDAEMKGEISEENVLYIVENINVAAIETTLWSMEWAIAELVNHPNVQHKIRQEISQVLKGEAVTESNLHELPYLQATVKETLRLHTSIPLLVPHMNLEEAKLGGFTIPKESKVVVNAWWLANNPKWWKRPEEFRPERFLEEECGTDAVAGGKVDFRYLPFGMGRRSCPGIILALPILGLVIAKLVTNFEMKAPMGTDKIDVSEKGGQFSLHIANHSTVAFSPIVV, via the exons ATGGCTCGTCTTCTTTTCAGCAAAGCAACTCTTGGCACCACCCTCGCCCTGTTACTTATCCTTGCACTAACCAAAAACTACTCTAATTTCTCCACCCAAACCCTCCTTTCAGTCACCATTGTCCCAGTACTTGCTACCATCTACTTTTTGCTGCACACCATTTCCACGTCTTCCGCTGCCCTCCCTCCAGGTCCTCTCTCTATTCCAATATTTGGGAATTGGCTCCAAGTTGGTAATGACCTAAACCACCGCCTTCTAGCTTCCATGGCACAAACGTACGGCCCGGTGTTCCTCCTAAAACTTGGCTCAAAGAACCTGGCGGTGGTCTCAGAGCCTGAGCTCGCCACCCAGGTGCTGCACACACAAGGCGTCGAATTCGGGTCGAGGCCGCGCAACGTAGTTTTCGATATTTTCACAGGCAATGGACAGGACATGGTGTTCACAGTTTACGGAGACCATTGGCGCAAAATGCGCAGAATTATGACTTTGCCGTTTTTCACAAACAAAGTGGTGCACCATTACAGTAGCATGTGGGAGGAAGAAATGGAGCTGGTGGTTAGTGACCTGAAAAAGGATGAGGAATTGGTGAAGAGCAAAGGGATGGTTATCAGAAAACGTTTGCAGCTGATGCTTTATAATATCATGTACAGGATGATGTTTGATGCCAAGTTTGAGTCACAGGAAGACCCCTTATTCATTGAGGCAACGAGATTCAATTCGGAGAGGAGCCGCTTGGCTCAGAGTTTTGAGTACAATTACGGCGACTTCATTCCCTTGCTCAGACCATTTCTAAGAGGGTACTTGAACAAGTGCAGGGATTTGCAGCGCCGGAGGCTCGCCTTTTTCAACAACTATTATGTCGAGAAAAGAAG GGAAATAATGGCTGCTAATGGGGAGAAGCACAAGATCAGCTGCGCTATTGATCACATCATAGACGCTGAAATGAAGGGAGAGATTAGTGAAGAAAATGTGCTCTACATCGTGGAAAACATCAATGTTGCAGCGATCGAAACCACTCTGTGGTCGATGGAGTGGGCTATAGCTGAGCTGGTGAACCATCCTAACGTTCAGCACAAGATTCGCCAAGAGATCTCGCAAGTCCTGAAAGGAGAGGCAGTCACAGAATCAAACCTCCACGAATTGCCCTACCTGCAAGCCACCGTAAAGGAGACGCTAAGGCTACACACCTCGATTCCATTGTTGGTGCCCCACATGAACCTTGAAGAAGCAAAGCTTGGAGGCTTCACCATTCCCAAAGAGTCCAAGGTGGTAGTCAATGCCTGGTGGCTGGCCAACAATCCCAAATGGTGGAAACGTCCAGAGGAATTCAGGCCAGAGCGATTCTTAGAAGAAGAATGTGGTACAGATGCCGTTGCTGGCGGGAAGGTTGATTTTAGGTACTTGCCATTTGGAATGGGCAGGCGTAGCTGCCCGGGAATCATACTCGCGCTACCAATCCTGGGCCTTGTGATTGCCAAACTGGTTACCAATTTTGAGATGAAAGCTCCCATGGGAACAGACAAGATTGATGTGAGTGAAAAAGGAGGGCAATTCAGTTTGCACATTGCAAACCATTCAACGGTTGCGTTCAGCCCTATCGTGGTGTGA